A window of Syngnathoides biaculeatus isolate LvHL_M chromosome 9, ASM1980259v1, whole genome shotgun sequence contains these coding sequences:
- the mgarpb gene encoding fibrous sheath CABYR-binding protein — MFCRRVCLRLGPMVQRVFTPTFRKSPVRHMAFGVPGGSTNMTYFVLCGGGLTAAVVYAYKTVLGDSERYEDRLANMGSAAKAKASSAETAIVAAEPAPAEEPEPPVEAVAESVAAPAETVPESTAEPVIESATPEEDAGVVPEVIATEGEAEPTAVEEAPAVEAEAAPIAVEVTATEESPAEALASAEPVPDLLTAVKILAGPTVDIAAASVGESSLVRAARRIEEDGKALESALEVLQPEVLEGTKDPVAKAPLAEAVVITNEEELDPAEVVSGDGEPITEIKVSPEETTTEEAASPATDEEEEVPPEEAAPSGPTQEEAGGILPEDQNPAPDPEANIIPEEASAEEAAPSAEPSNTADAAVEEEVPPTETSAEETAEVEAEAPAEETVPTSEEECTTNPPEAPTETAVEVLSDAEPESNCHQDPTADQPCEILEAAGDQMKESREAASPAEPQSPEAVVVVISQS; from the exons ATGTTCTGCAGACGAGTTTGCCTGAGACTCGGCCCGATGGTTCAGAGGGTCTTCACACCGACCTTCAGGAAAT CTCCAGTGCGTCACATGGCCTTCGGGGTTCCTGGTGGCTCCACAAACATGACATACTTTGTTTTGTGCGGAGGGGGCCTCACTGCTGCAGTTGTCTAT GCCTACAAGACAGTCCTTGGTGATAGTGAGCGCTATGAGGACAGACTCGCCAACATGGGCTCCGCAGCAAAGG CTAAAGCTTCCTCAGCAGAGACTGCGATCGTCGCAGCTGAGCCCGCCCCAGCGGAGGAGCCAGAGCCGCCTGTTGAAGCAGTTGCGGAGTCTGTCGCTGCACCCGCCGAGACCGTGCCAGAGAGCACCGCTGAGCCTGTCATTGAGAGCGCAACGCCTGAAGAAGATGCGGGTGTGGTCCCTGAGGTCATTGCCACCGAAGGTGAAGCCGAGCCGACCGCTGTGGAAGAAGCTCCGGCTGTAGAAGCTGAAGCTGCTCCTATCGCTGTGGAGGTCACAGCCACGGAGGAGAGCCCAGCAGAGGCGCTGGCGAGTGCTG AGCCTGTGCCAGATCTTCTTACAGCCGTAAAAATACTGGCTGGTCCCACAGTTGACATTGCTGCGGCTTCTGTTGGAGAGTCCAGTTTGGTGAGAGCCGCCCGTCGCATAGAAGAGGATGGGAAAGCGTTGGAGTCTGCGTTGGAAGTGTTACAACCTGAAGTCCTTGAGGGAACCAAAGATCCTGTGGCTAAAGCACCCTTAGCAGAAGCAGTTGTCATCACAAATGAGGAGGAGCTGGACCCTGCAGAGGTGGTCAGTGGTGACGGAGAGCCCATTACAGAAATAAAAGTGTCCCCAGAAGAGACGACTACAGAAGAAGCCGCCTCTCCAGCGACGGACGAAGAGGAGGAAGTGCCTCCTGAGGAAGCTGCACCTTCAGGTCCCACTCAAGAGGAGGCGGGAGGGATACTTCCTGAAGATCAGAATCCAGCCCCTGATCCAGAAGCCAACATCATCCCAGAAGAGGCCTCGGCTGAAGAAGCTGCACCATCCGCGGAGCCAAGCAACACTGCTGACGCTGCAGTGGAAGAAGAGGTGCCCCCAACTGAGACTTCTGCAGAGGAGACTGCAGAGGTTGAAGCTGAAGCTCCAGCAGAGGAGACAGTCCCTACCTCAGAAGAAGAATGCACCACTAATCCTCCAGAAGCTCCCACCGAGACAGCAGTGGAGGTGCTGTCAGATGCTGAACCGGAGTCCAACTGCCACCAAGATCCCACAGCTGATCAACCATGCGAAATTCTTGAGGCAGCAGGGGATCAGATGAAAGAAAGCAGGGAAGCGGCCTCACCTGCAGAACCACAAA GCCCAGAGGCAGTAGTGGTGGTGATAAGCCAGTCATGA
- the anapc11 gene encoding anaphase-promoting complex subunit 11 gives MKVKIKKWNGVASWLWVANDENCGICRLAFNGCCPDCKVPGDDCPLVWGQCSHCFHMHCILKWLNSQQVQQQCPMCRQEWKFKE, from the exons ATGAAGGTCAAGATCAAGAAGTGGAACGGAGTGGCTTCGTGGTTGTGGGTTGCCAATGATGAGAACTGTGGCATCTGCAGGCTGGCTTTCAATGGATGCTGCCCAGACT GTAAGGTCCCTGGGGACGACTGCCCGCTGGTCTGGGGTCAGTGCTCCCACTGTTTCCACATGCACTGCATCTTGAAGTGGCTCAACTCCCAACAGGTCCAGCAGCAGTGCCCCATGTGTCGGCAGGAGTGGAAGTTTAAAGAATGA